AGACTTTGAAAACTTCCCtgatttctctatataatcccacaaatgtacttatcccagtgtttcactagtgctttgatgccatcaaggtagaaggttttctcagtctGCTGGAGCCATGACTGGACTGCCTGCCTCACAtcagaaacgctggcctcccaggaacacctttaatgggccaaacatgtgaaaatggcttattttgaagattttttgtttgtttgtttttcctttatggATTTTCAACATCGTTGTGTACAAATGCTAAAACCAAACCAAATAATGTTGTTGAAGGCAGTACTTGtgatttgtgttaaaaaattcTAACACTTGGTTTGAGTTATTTCTGGACAAAATGTCTCAAAATGATCTGGTACAGGAGTGTTTTGTTGGAGGAGAGGCTTCACCACAGGTCAGAATGAAACTCTCGCTATTCACCTCGACTCTGGGTTTCAATTGTGTTGTGCTGAACAACTAAGATGATGATTAAAAGTTTCACTGGATGCATTTCAATCAATGTGGCGCAGAGAGAGCAAAGAGCAAAACACTTGGAATCTGCAGGCAGCCACTCACCTCCTCAGTGGTGCACTTTACTGAAACCATGCTGGGTGCATAACTCTTAAacaccttatttgcttttttgtaATCATAATATATATTACTCATCGCATTGTGATAGACCTGCATCACCGCGTTGTGCCTAGTGCTTCTGGGATAGGGTGTGGATCTAACtcaaccctgaccaggataaagtggttcAAGTCTTTGACAGATGGATTGGTGTattggtggatggatggatggatagatagatggataatcGCTCCTAATTTTTCGTACTTCCAAAAAAAGATATTGCACCCAAGTGCAATAGTGTGAATGAATGTTCTTGCCAGAACACCAGGACGTTTATTCACTTCATTTGCTCATACTAAACATCCTTTTAAAACACATAGTTCTGTTTGACTTTATAACATTCTGTTACAGACTTGTAATGATAATGATATAATCCCACTATCCGGTATCACGCACAAGAGGATGGGTCACTTTAGAGTCTGGATTCTGTCAAGATTTCCTCCTCACGTcatcttagatttttttttttctttccagtgtTGTCTATGGTTTCCTCGTTCTAAGATCTAAATCTACATTTGGGTTGTTTTCTATTTAGGTCTTGTACTTAATTTAAACTAGGCTTGTACTTTATTTGTAAGCATGGTAGACCATCGCACCACACCAGTGAGAAAATCAGCTTTGAGTAATTTTTCAGAAACCACCAGATCCTGCCTCACTCTTTTTGCTGTTCATTCAGTCTGTTCTCTGATCTCAGCAGCTTTTGGGCCTCGAGGTGAACGGACATGCTTGACCTCACTATCTAACGTTCACATTCTGCATAATATATGATGGGAGCATTACAGTGGGAGGAAGAGTGGAACAGAATACAGAAGTGAAGTTTTTCAAGCGTTTTCAAGAGCTGTAACTGTAGACGGGAAGTGTATAGTGTCTAGGAAGTTATGAAGAGCTTCTGTATGACAGCAACATGAAAGATTAAACACTGTTCTTGTGAAATCTGGAGTGCTACCACAGCTAAATTATTCAGTCCGTTCACTGACACTATGTGTAAATGTCCTCTATATAGAGCAACAAACCACAAATTTTTAGGTGTTTTGAGGATTTTGTTGAACGCACAAAATACATAGGAAAAATACATTCTCTGCTGTTTTTCTCTCCTATTATGACTGCATATACCAAAAGACACCCtgcaacaccccccccccccccccccccaaacacccccacccccaccccacctAAGCCCCCCGCCGCAGGTCAATGCTAGGCTTAGCCCAGTTCTGCTAAACTccagtgtgttttttatttgctggcAGTAAATAACACAAGGCTAGCATGTAATAGCCAAATGCTAACCCAATCTTCTTTAGCTTTTAAACAGGGCTAGGTTAATCATTAGCGGTTAGCAGTTAGCAGCTTAAAGGCTTTTGTTCAAGGCTAATCTTTAGCACTCAAGACATGCTAGGTTAGGTCTTAGCAGTTAACAGCCTACTTTTAGCTCTTtgttctgttgttattttgCTAAATATTTATGATGTCATTGTAAGGTAACATGCTTAGATAGATTTTCCCGTATTTGGTTTGTCAGAAATGCAGGTAGGAAAAGCCTAAAAATGGATGGGGAATGCTTGATAAGGTGCTGATTATGTATTCTGATTCAAAGGGGCATTTGAGGTCAGTTAATTTCAAGCTACAGACACTAAAACAGCGTGTTGGGAAAAGGAGTGAAGCAGAAAGAAAATGATGCCGCAGTGCCAGAACACATGGTCTCAGCTGTATTGTAGCTGGAAAATTAACAGACACGATTATAAACTTGTTTAACAAAAACCGAGTACAATATGTGTGACCTTCAAATTGGGTCAGGTGGCAGGAGACTCAGTTTTTGCTTGGGATTGGCTCCAATAAGGCACAGGCTTTGAAGTTTTGACCCCTTATTTGTTCCTGTATTTTGTCTGAATCCTTTGATGAAAGGAGATAAGatgagaaagagaagagaaggcCTTTCATCTGAtattaatctgaaaaaaaaaaaagtctgtctcTTGGGGACGTGTAGGTAGATAGAGATAAAGGAAATACTAATGTTCAAAGGTAAGAAGAGTTCTTGTAATGTCAactcttataatatattattctaCAAGAATGAATTAATGTCTTTTTGTAAAGAACAGCCTCACAGTCTGTTATATAGGCTACATACCCAGACTGATATAGTGATTAACCATTAAAATCAGCCCATATGGCTCTAGAAGGGACAGTAGGAAAGCATTTGACTTGTCTTAGAGAGATTGCAAGTTCAAAATCTCAGTCTCAGTGGAGCCCAAGGGAGTATAATAGGACCTGCTGTCTGAGTGGGAATGATGCCATTACTCTGTCCCATAGATCATAACAACAGTAGCCAATCgtgggcgtctgtgagctcatgtataCGAAGGAGGGCAGCTGTCATGGAATAATGAAGAAATAACGAGGAGCAGGGAATTTGCAGTGGCCCGACTGAAGGAAAATTTGGTAAAATCTATATTTAAGAATCAGAGAAGTCAGTTCTGTTCTTTTAGATGACCGTCAACCACACACCAGAAATCCTGATCGTCTTCAAAAAGTTTATCTTTAGCCGAGGAAGCCACGCACGGTGCCAAAGCAAGTATTGTGATTAGTAAAATTTTCCTTATTACttaatgtttctgtatttatGATAGTTGGAAAAGTGTTATCAATGCTACtgtcaatgtttaaaaccaGAACAGTGTGTTGTTTGCAGGTGTGTGAAGTTTGTGAAGTCAGGATAAATAAGTACCCTGGTTGGTTGTTTTAGAAATATCCATTTTTAACATTATACATCCTTCTGAGGTTGGGCAGAGAGTAAAGTTATTCATGCCAGTAAAACAATCACTAAATTAAATGGATCTACTGTACATTGAAGCCATATCAGCATCCTGGAAATGACCTGCTGTTTAGTtgtaaatagatagatagatagatagatagatagataggaggAGTACATTATGatgtataattatattataatatggaaattatacaatataattaCACTAAAATATGTAAGAACATATATTGATATTTagataatgtaaaatatatagtacatacGTAATGTCCCAGAACTTGTGAAGTGCATtatataatacagtggaaccttggattacgagcataattcgttccgaacgttagattagattagattcaactttattgtcattgcacatagttacaaggcaacgaaatgcagttagcatctaaccagaaataTAAGTTAGCAGTggggtataaacatatatacagatctatatatactatacataaataataaaaataaaggctatGTATGAATTGgctttacagaagaatatacagaatgtatatatttaaatgaatatacagtgtaaagtgaGCGGAGATGGATGAATTAATTGACTGAATAAGTGTAGATATACAGATATGTCTAAATATAAGTATATGGGATAAAGATATACAGAAACTATATATGGTTGAATTTACAGGAAGTGCAATAGTATGAAAATACATacgaataaatatgaataacttAACAGCTGGAAGGGAATGCAGAGAGAGTAtatctatacacacatatatacatatatcaatatacatatattagtgTACTGTCTATGTGCAGATTATACAAGTGAATGTACAGGgaatatttacagaaatattataCAGGGATGTTGGGTTATCAGTGATGATGCCGTGCATGTAAAAGGGTTAGGTGGATGGTGAAGTGTTCAATAAGGTAATCACTGTGGGGTAAAAACTGTTTCTCATCCTGCTGCTCTTGGCTTATAGGCATctgaacctttttccagaggGAAGAAGAGAAAACAGTTTATGTGCAGGGTGAGAGGTGTCTTTCACAATGCTACGGGCCCTACGCAGACACCTTTTCTTGTACACCTCCTCAATGCTATGAAGAGGGGTACCAATGATGCGCTGGGCGGTTTTCACCACCCTTTGGATGGATTTACGGTCCGAAACAGAGCAGTTACCGTACCAGACTGTAATGCAGCTGGTTAGGATGCTCTCTACTGCATAACGATAGAAATTGTTTATTATGTCCTTAGAACGTTTATTATGTCCTTAGAACGTGGCCTCATATTTCAAAActctcgtaaatcaaagcaaatttccccataaggaataatagaaactcaaattattcgttccacatctcaaaacaaataaatacataaagataattaatacaaaatataaagtaaaaaaaactaatttacctgcactttacctttaaaaaagtaaaaataaatcctgacagatactgtaagtgttcctgtttatgcgcgcaggcgtgtttgtgtgtatgtgtgtgaagccaaAGTAataggagaggaggaatcagcccctcccTCTCCCTTTTCTCATCTTACAAAGTAAATtatcctcctctcttatttgagtttcacacacacacaaacacacacacacacacacacacacacacattaactaaAAGACTGTTTTTTCGGAAAAatacagatgttgattataccagtaagagactcACTAAGACTCActcactaagacccagcaggggagacaactacccacaattccgcagcgcaagagaaaaaaaaaaactttggctcagttgtgatcaggtGACGCTTGGTGtcgaaacaagaagcgcatgcgtgatacatgatattcggtactcgtaaaaacaagacttgttcgttttttcaagtcaaaattaattgaaaatctttgctcgtcttgtggaacacttgtaaaccacgttactcgcaatccgaggttcctcCGTACTagagaaaagagtttgtagaaaaagTTAGAAggttaaagcttaaaataatataatcagCTATAAGGTAAtcagtaaaattattatttcaggttgaagcccacatctGCCTACCCATCAGAACTCTGCATGGTTTTGtgttgaaaagaaataaaattagttaCAAAAGGTTAAGTATCATTCGACTGACTTACTTGACCCAGTAGGTTTTAatccataaacatttttatttcacttatggtgcaggttaaacttcaggcagatatttaaatactgcaaaaggttcattaaattctgtccagcggtgCAATCTGGCACATAATTGCTCATAATCTCAGCACAActcaacattttcttttttcatttatggaGCAGGTTTAACTTCATGCAAAGTACTGCcgaagttttattaaattttggcaaactctgtctggacagacagacagacagacagaatttttttctgagactggatTAGGGTTCTCCAGTGTTCTGACCAAAGTAAAGACAaagcctttcttttatttatatactgtagatttctaTAGATTTCAGAATCAATAaagtttctatctatctatctatctatctatctatctatctatctatctatctgtctgtctgtctgtctgtctgtctgtctgtctatttatccatccatggAGTATAACATGATGCCATTTCCAAACCTTTGAAATACATTTAGACATCATAATATCATTCTCTACGTGGTGTGTATAATATCATTCTCTACGTGGTGTGTACTATGCATTAGCATTAAGGTCGTCCACAACCTGTGATGTATGTGGTATAATAGCATTTTGATGCAGACCAGCTGTGAATCTGAATCAGCATCTGACACAGCGTCGGACACATCTCGTGCCTTTCTAATCTTTTTCCAACACACACTGCTTTATAAGTCACATTTATAAACTAAGCAGTTTTTAATGTGCAATCGAATAGAAGACTGGAAGAGTCCTGACCTCGATTTCTCCACTCgggtataaatattattttccatGTTTTGAACCAGAAGAGTATTTGAATGAATGCCAGAAGTTGTAAATGACACTCTGAACCATGTCATAAGTTATGGTGCGTTACATTGATTTTGACACAGAGCACAGAGAAGCACACGGAGCGTTCAGCCTCAGATCTCTGTTTTACTGTGAGAATAaattttcttcatattaaatttaatcttACTTTCCTCTCTCGCTCAGGCTGACTCTGCTTTCCCCAATATGCTTCTGTCAGTTAAAAGGCAATCAAACAATCTAATCACAGCCCGAGTTGATCCATAAAGTGGATccattaagtaaatattatggAAAGCTGCCATTTGTTTGGTATAAAAACACGAATGTGATTAGTATTACTGTagactttgtattttattagaCATGAAAttggaaaatggaaaaacagtattaatttaaatgtttatcgACTATTATGTtgtctggcaaaaaaaattacGTACTgtagtcacatactgtaccttactgactgactgactgatagatagatagatagatagatagatagatagatagatagatagatagatagataggttaTTATGTGAAAATTAGGCAAATGAGGATGAATATTCAGTGGATATACAAATTGAGATGTGCAGCAGTGCAATGGTGCTCAGAAGTTTTTTTCATTGAAAGTTGCATTCATATTTGACCAtaatcttgtattgatgatctTATCACTCCTCAGAGACTTTCAGTGAAGACTCTGCTCTGGCCCCCAGAACAACCCTATAACAGTTTTTTGGGAAACttaggaaaaaataaagatgtgataacctggtttAATGCATTAAGGTCGTCAGCTAAGTGAAttaactccagatcataacactccagaggcttgtactgtacagtggacactatgcatgttgagtgcatcacttcatgtgcttcccttcttaccctgacgtgcccatcactctggaataggttcAGTCTGTACCTCATGATCCCTTTCCATTGCTCAAAAATCCAATCTCTATGCTCCCTAGCATactaaagactttttttctaattattctTACtatcaagtggttttcttatggccacgcAGGCCTCATATCTTTGTGTGTAAATATGGCTGTGATTTCtccttattgattttttttagaatggaACTTATAAAGTGGTCTCTGATCACAgtcattcctttttttcccccaactaTATTTCTTTAGTGAAGTTGACGGTTCAGGTCTATCcttccagattttaataatgcGTCAGACAGTTCTTTATctaattccagtccatttaacaGTTAACTTCGTTAATTTTGTCTTTTGACGGcatcgtttaaaaaaaagaagcatcaGTTAGGATTAAAAGAATCATTCCCGGATTAAACATATTAACCCACTGCAGCAATTACCAAAACAGAGCCTTTTAAGCGTTTTCTTATGCAAATACAAATGCTGACTCTGTGGCCAGGTGGAGTGTAATAGTGTGTATTTCACACCTATTTCTTTTGCCTTGTCCAGTCTTTCACTGCAAAAAAATCTCTAACAATACAGTGAATCACtttctgtaaatgataattaaagCTATgccaaatctatttttacttcattcaaGTTAGTTTTGTTGGCAGATTCTTTTTGGAGATTCCTTCCCTCACCCCATTTAATTAtcatgcctctctctctctctctctctctcgctctttctctctctcgctctttctctctctcgctctttctccgTCTTTCTTCCTGCTTGTGCATTGCTGTCAAGAATGGCCACTGCTTTATTTGACATGGAACTTCATGTTCCTTCATTTCCAGCATCCTGACTCGACCTTTCTTCCCCCTGCAGGTGGCTGTTTATGTATGCCAGAAGTTATGAGCGATCGCTATTCCGGTGTGCAGCAGCTCCGCTTCCTTAGTACTCAGTGTTGGCTGAGTGTGTTTTGCCTGCAGTGACTTCAAGGCAGTTTGATAttcattataaaacaaaaatttatattCCTTAACCTTAGGCAAAAGTCTTACTAGATTGCATGTCCTGATAAATCCTGACATGAACAGTATGACATTCCTTACATACCTGAAACAAGGTGTGTTCTGTTAACTGGCCAACTCCATAAACCTATCCGTGTCCTGTCTCATTATAGTGCGGCTGTGTTTAGGGTGGTacgtgttgttgttgttgtgttgtttgcatttttctgtataatatatatattttttccaggaAATGGAATTAACTCCATGTACATTGCTTTCACTGTTTAATATTCACACAAATATTTTGCGAGAGCAGATTGCCTGAACAACACATGTTAACCTCATGTTATTTACAGGtggtacattttaaatgcaagtTAAATACCGCTATAAGGTATTACTAAGTGTTTGTGCTTTCACTTAATATTGTAGTAagtagaaaggaaaaaaagtcttTTGATAATAAATTGAGTTGTTTTACCGAAGAGCAGCAAGATGATGATATTAGTAGTGTGAGTGTAACCTTTCAGAAAATGAACAAGTGCACCGGTTAATGATGTGCAGGTGAACCTGagcaacattttaatttgcCATTCTggcacttttaatttaaatcagaatagattagattagattagattagattagatgtaATTTTTTCATTGTATTACAAAGTACCTGTACAAAGCCAGTGACATGCAGTTTTAATTGAATTATCATATAAGCTTTGgctaagaatataataataatattttaaaaaaaaattcttttaaatattattcgTTCATTCGTTCATATTGATGATTCTAAAGAATagtacaataaaaacattttaaacatggtTTAGTTGttagtttgcttgtttgtttagttttgctaGTTAAGAAtggcaaaaaaatgcatttaaagtttGTTCTTTTCATTGCTCTTTAATATTggtaacatacagtaaaaacacatttctaaagaatgaatttatatttatatctttaCTTACCTTCTTGCTGCTGGATCCATacacaaaattttaataaaaagatcaaataaaaaatataagatgCACTAGAGATCTATTAAGATATGTATCTATTTAGTTatgtattgtgattcttttgtgatccatacagtatatcactacACTGACTccaatttatttccttttttttaagaattttttttcattatatatgtttgcttttattattttactatttctttatgatcctacaggtggcagtCTCTAAACTGTTGACACAGCTTCATGTTTACTTGGAATACAAAGCGAATCGGCACCTGATAAAATCATATTCGGTGGTCACTGGTGATTCCCGCACTATTATCTGAAACGTAAAAGAAcgttttactgcttatattttTGAGGGAttgtttaagtaaaaaaaatttgccaCATTTtgatgaaatgcattttttctgATGTATACCTGATGTGTATGGCATTTCACTCAACATCTGTCAGAAGTCCAAAACTAAGAATTTCAAAACACATGAAGAACAAATGAAAGAGACAATAAGAGAACATACACTTCACACCTTGTATCCAGTCAAATTgagcttttatttcttattatgagATCGCAGTAAACCGCATCTAAAAATGAAAGAGATTACATTAGTACTTTTGATTTTTATATTCTGTTTGTAGTCCTTGCAGCCGCGTCTCCTGTTGAGGTTAACGCCAATTAGGATTAAACTGGGGGTTCCTTGACAACAgtgttatttcattatttttccatCCTGATGGTGGAAGGAACTTGCTTTTCAATAATTGTCTTTCTAACTGTCTGAACATTTATTGTTTCTCTCTGTCAGCTTTGTCCTCAGAATATGCCCAGGCATCACCATGAATCTGACACTGAGCTCCAAGCCTGGATTCTTCCTCACCAACAGCTCTCCTGGAATGAGAGATTATCCTGGCATCGCCGTCATTCCTCAAGACTTGTTGCCAGAGGGTGACGCTCATCAAGCCAATGTCTCCCTTCTCACACGGGGGGCCAACTTGACCAGCTCCCTAAATGCCACCGTCACACCCACTGTGGTGTACGATCCCCTCGGTGGACACTCTGTCTGGCAAGTCATCATCATTGTTCTACTGACAGGGTCTTTATCCCTGGTCACAATTATTGGAAATGTCTTGGTAGTAGTGTCATTCAAAGTTAACAAACAGCTGAAGACAGTGAATAACTATTATCTGCTCAGCCTGGCTTTTGCCGACCTCATTATTGGCATATTGTCAATGAATCTCTACACTACTTACATCATCATGGGCAGGTGGTCACTTGGAAACTGGGCGTGTGACTTATGGCTGGCTATTGATTATGTGGCAAGCAATGCCTCGGTTATGAACCTGCTGGTAATCAGCTTTGACAGATACTTCTCGGTCACAAGACCACTTACTTACAGGGCGAAACGGACGACTAAAAGAGCAATGACTATGATTGGTCTTGCCTGGTTTATTTCCTTTGTGCTCTGGGCACCTGCGATCCTGTTCTGGCAGTACTTTGTAGGGAAACGGACAGTACCTCCAGGAGAGTGCTACATCCAGTTCCTTTCAGAACCGATTATCACATTCTGCACTGCAATCGCAGCCTTCTACCTGCCCGTGACCATCATGACTGTCCTATACTGGCGGATATATAAAGAGACAGAGAACCGATCCAAGGACCTGGCAGGGTTGAAGGGCTCAGGGAGCCAGGTCAAGCAGAGCAGCGAAGAGGAATCTACCGCAATGATGCCGTCAAGAGACAGCTCTTACAGTGGTGTCAACTACAGCCTAACCCAGCCTGTTCAAACGGACTCtgagaaaaagaaagggaaTAGTTACCGCTTCTGGCTGCTGGGTCGTAGTGGGCAAAAAGTTTGTAGCCCTGGTGACCAAGAACACAGCAGTAGTGATAGCTGGAATAACAATGATGGTGGAGCGTCGATCGACCAATCGGATGAAGAACAGGATGAAGAAGGTGCCAACGCAAGGGCCATTTACTCCATAGCGGTGGACATGCCTGAAACGAGGACAGACGGCAACTCCGGGACGTCTAAACAAGGACAGCTAAAGCCTGAAAACCTTGCTGCGGAAAGACCTTCTAGGAAAAGCTCTTCCAAATCCCCCAACCTGTCCCTGCCCTCTGTGGACAACCCTAAGCCTTGCGGGAGCTCTTCTGCCTCAAAATCACCTTCAGTACCTCCGTCCTTCAAGGATGAAACTATGACGAAGGATTTGGTCTCGACGGCCAAGACGCAAGCCAACAAACGCAAGAAGGTATCACTCGTTAAAGAGAAAAAGGCAGCACAGACGTTAAGTGCCATCCTGCTTGCCTTCATCATCACATGGACTCCATATAACATCATGGTCcttgtaaatacattttgtaatgACTGTATCCCAGTGGGTCTGTGGGCTCTGGGATACTGGCTGTGCTACGTAAATAGCACAGTCAACCCCATGTGCTAtgcactgtgtaacaaaaactTCCGCATCACCTTCAAAACGATCCTGCTGTGCCAGTGGGATAGACAGAAACAGAATAAGCCTCACCTGCAACAGAATCCAGCGGTAGTGGCCTACAGGAAGAAGGAACTAATGTAGAGGAATGTAAATTAAACTGATATATCAGATCTCATAGCCTAGACTGTTATGAACTGACCCTTTATCGGTTCTGTTTAGATTTTGCAACAGTAAAGCTTACACACCGTTTGCAAGAGTACCCTGTTAGACAATGTTTCATTGATGTCTCTTTGGGataggtacagtacagtacagtacaggagGGTTCTTTAGGGACAGGAGGCTTCATGAAGGACAAACCCCCGTCCCCTACCCCTGTTCCCGTGGTTCATGCTAGGACTGTTAAGGGTTCCCCCTAAGGGACTAGCCTGTGAACCCTTAAGGGTTCTAGAGTTTCGCTTTGTTTTAACTGTCTGTATTGCCTTCCGTGTTTGTTTAAAGGGCTGTTGAAGTACATCGCTAAAAAAGAGGTTTCCTCAAGGGTCCCTTAGTAGATATAGTACTAGGATTCCACAAGACCAAGTGATGAAAGGAGAAATTGCCAGTTAAGGATTAGCCCTAGAGGACCAAACCAGATAACCTTACTGGGATACCTTATCGAACCTTTTTTTTCTCGGAGTGAACGGTATTGATTAGTGCCTCTATTCAAACTATGTGTTGAAGGTCATGTAAGGAAAGGTTACGCAGCCTT
The DNA window shown above is from Clarias gariepinus isolate MV-2021 ecotype Netherlands chromosome 14, CGAR_prim_01v2, whole genome shotgun sequence and carries:
- the chrm3b gene encoding muscarinic acetylcholine receptor M3, producing MNLTLSSKPGFFLTNSSPGMRDYPGIAVIPQDLLPEGDAHQANVSLLTRGANLTSSLNATVTPTVVYDPLGGHSVWQVIIIVLLTGSLSLVTIIGNVLVVVSFKVNKQLKTVNNYYLLSLAFADLIIGILSMNLYTTYIIMGRWSLGNWACDLWLAIDYVASNASVMNLLVISFDRYFSVTRPLTYRAKRTTKRAMTMIGLAWFISFVLWAPAILFWQYFVGKRTVPPGECYIQFLSEPIITFCTAIAAFYLPVTIMTVLYWRIYKETENRSKDLAGLKGSGSQVKQSSEEESTAMMPSRDSSYSGVNYSLTQPVQTDSEKKKGNSYRFWLLGRSGQKVCSPGDQEHSSSDSWNNNDGGASIDQSDEEQDEEGANARAIYSIAVDMPETRTDGNSGTSKQGQLKPENLAAERPSRKSSSKSPNLSLPSVDNPKPCGSSSASKSPSVPPSFKDETMTKDLVSTAKTQANKRKKVSLVKEKKAAQTLSAILLAFIITWTPYNIMVLVNTFCNDCIPVGLWALGYWLCYVNSTVNPMCYALCNKNFRITFKTILLCQWDRQKQNKPHLQQNPAVVAYRKKELM